GCCGTTATAGACCAGCGCATTGAAGAGCGGATCGTCCGGCGGAGGCGGCAGGCTCAGCGCCTCCTTGAACTCCTTGATGGCGTCCTTGTATTCGTTCGTATTCAGATAGACCATGGCCAGGTTGCGGTGGGGATATTGCGGCGTCATGTATTGCGGGTTCTCCAGGGCCTTTCGATACTCGGCCACCGCCTTTTCCCTTTCGTTCAGCCGTTCGTACACCGTCCCGAGATAATTATGGGCCTCGGAAAAATTCGGATCGGCACGGACCGCCCTGATGAAGGCTTCCTTGGACTCTTCGAATTTGCCCTGGGTGAAATAGATATGCCCCAGAGCGTACTGGGAATCCCGGTCCTCCGGATTCAATTCGATCGCCTTCTGGAATTCGACGAAGGCCGCCTGCGGCTGATTTTCATTCAAATAGGAGAGGCCCACCTTATAATGGGCCTGGGCGCCCTTCTCCCGCTGGGAATTGGACATCCCCGAGCAGCCGGACAAGGACAGACCGGCCAGGACGGCGAACGCCACGAATCGTCGCGTTTTAAACCGAAAGATTCCTCTCATGGATCCCATCGTTAAATACCTCGGTGGCGAAATCACGTAACGTGACGGTTCCGGACGCCTCAGAGCGCTTTCAGATCTTCAAAAGAAGTCAGCCGTCCGAACTCCCGGTAGCGGTCGTCGATCTCCCTCCGGGTCAATCCGCGCAGACGGTCCAGGCTGAAGGACTCGACGTTGAACGACGCCATCACGCTGCCGAAGATGACCGCCCGTCGTATCCCGGCCTCGCTGAGATCCCCGCTCTGGGTCAAATAGCCCATAAAACCGCCGGCGAAGCTGTCCCCCGCCCCGGTCGGGTCGAAGACCGCTTCGAGCGGATAGGCCGGGGCCGCAAACACCGTCTTTTCATTGAACATCAGCACGCCGTACTCGCCCCGTTTGATGATCAGCGTCTTCGGGCCGCGGGACAGGATCGCCTTCGCCGCCTTGACGAGATTCGCCTCGCCCGCCAACTCCCGGGCCTCCCCGTCGTTGATGATCACGATATCGACCCGCTCGAGCGTGCGCTCCAGTTCCTCCCGTTTTCCCCCGATCCAAAAATTCATGGTGTCGCAGGCCACCAGGCGCGGTTTTTCGACCTGGCGCAGGACCTCGCGCTGCAGGACCGGATCGATGTTTCCCAGGAAGATCATTTCGGACGCCCGATAGGGCGAGGGAAGAACGGGCTGAAATCGCTCCAGCACGTTCAACCGGGTTTCCAGCGTTCGCGCCTCGTTGAGCTGAAACCCGTACTCTCCCCGCCACCGGAAGGTTTCCCCCTCCAAGGTCTGGAGACCGGTCAGATCGATCTCCTTCGTCTTAAGGAAGCGGAGATGGTCCTCCGGAAAATCCCGACCGACGACCGCGACCAGGCGGACCCGCGTGAAATAACTGGCGGCCGTCGCGAAATACGTCGCCGAGCCTCCGAGGACTTCCCGGGCCTCGCCGAAGGGGGTTTTCACCGAATCCAGCGCGACCGTTCCCACCACCAGCAGGCTCATTTAAATCCCGATTTTTTCATGGAGGACTTGAGATAATCTCCCAGGATCAGCTTCAGGTTTTCCTTGGTTTTTTTCGGAATCAATGCAGGCGGCGTCATCACGGCGTTCTTCAGCGCAAAACCGCAGGGGCAGCGTCGGGCTGCGGGAATATCGGGAACGGCCGCGCGGATGATTTGCTGGGACAGGACCACATTTTTTTTCAAGGTCTCGATCACGGCCTCGACCGTGACGGCTTCCATGCTTTCATGCCAGCAGTCGTAATCCGTCACCAAGGCGAGCGTAGCATAACAGATTTCGGCCTCGCGCGCAAGCCTGGCCTCGGTCGCATTGGTCATCCCGATCACGTCCACGCCCCACCGCCGGTAGATCAGCGATTCGCCCCGCGTCGAGAACTGGGGGCCCTCGATGCAGAAGTAGACCCCGCCGTCGTGCAGAACGGCCCCCCGGCTCCGTCCGGCCTTGAGAAGGACGGCCCGCATCTCGGAGCAGACCGGATCGGCGAACGCGACATGGGCCACGACCCCGTTGCCGAAGAAGGTGCCGATCCGCCGCTTGGTGTGATCGTAGAACTGGTCGGGTAGGACGACCTGGCCCGGAGCGATCGACTCCTTCATGCTCCCGACCGCGCTGACCGAGATGATCCGCCGGACGCCCAGTTTTTTCATCCCCCAGATGTTGGCCCGGAAATTGATCTCGCCCGGGAGGATGCGATGGCCGCGCCCGTGCCGCGTCAGAAAAGCCACCCGCCGCCCTTCGAGATTTCCCGTCATGAAGACATCCGAGGGCGGCCCGAACGGCGTCTTGAGCCGAACCTCTTTCTTAGCGGTCAGGCCCTCCATCTCGTACAGGCCGCTCCCGCCGATGATCCCGATCTCGATTTCACGCATCATCGCCCCCTTTCGGACTTGATGAATCACACCCTTACAACGGCTTGCAATCTGATCTGTTCCCCGACGGCAGCCTCTACCTTTTCATACGTTTCCCCGTCGCCGTCCGCTTCGGACAGGTCGATCCACCGGATGGACGGATCCGCGTTAAACCAGGTGAACTGCCGTTTCGCGTACCGTTTGGTGTCGCGCTTGAGGCGCCGGACCGCCTCGTCCCGATCGTATTCCCCGTTGAGATATCCCGCGATCTGACGGTAGCCCAGCCCTTTCATCGACGGGAGATCCGCCGAATAGCCCCTCCCGATCAGTCCCCGGACCTCCTCGATCAGTCCGTCGGCCATCATCCGATCCACGCGCGACTCGATCCGCCGGTAGAGGTCGGGGCGGGGCCTTCTCAGACCGATCTGCACCGCCTCGTACGGCCGCTCGGAGAACCGATGCTCTCGGTGAAAATCGGACAGCGGGCGGCCCGTCTTCTCGTACACCTCGATGGCGCGCACGATTTTCGACCGGTCCTGCGGCCGAATCGCCCGGGCCGACTCCGGATCGATTTCCGATAGCCTCCGGTGCAGATGGCCCGCGCCGTGCCGCCGCTCGGCATCGTAAAGCCGCTCCCGCAGCGGTCCGTCCGCCGCCGGGCCCTCCCACAAGCCGCGCAGAAGCAGTTTCACGTAAAGGCCCGTCCCGCCCACAACGATCGGGATTTTTCCTTCCCGCTTTATCCGTTCGATTTCGGCCGCGGCTAGGGTCCTAAACCGTCCCGCGCTGAAGGAGCGGTCGGGGTCCACGAGATCGATCAGGTGATGGACGACGCCGGCTCGTTCCTCCGGTCCGGGCTTGGCCGTCCCGATGTCCATGCCGCGGTAGACCATCCGGGAATCGGCGCTGATGATCTCGGAACGAAGCTTGAGCGCCAGCCGGATCGCCGCGGCGCTTTTCCCGGTCGCCGTCGGCCCGACCAGGACGATCAGGGGGTTCTTTATAATAGGGGCTCGCGTCGCCCCCTCCACTGGCCGAGCCAGATGGAGCCTCCCCTTCTCGCTCGCGTTGCTCGCTGGGAAAATCATCTTCGCTGAAATAACTTTTCCAAATCGGCCAATTTGAACCGGACGCGGATCGGGCGGCCGTGGGGACAAGTGGGCGGAACCTCCTGGCGGTAGAGATCCTCCAGCAGTCGGGTCATCTGTTCCGGCTGCAACGGTTGATGGGCCTTGATCGCCGCGTGGCAGGCCATCGACGCGACGACCGTCTGAAGCGTGTCTTCCGGGGCCGGCGTTCCCCCGGCGCCCACATCGTCGAGGATATCCCTCATCAGGGTACGGCCGTCGACCGTCCCCAGGAGCGCCGGCACGGAACGAATTTGGTAACTCCGCTCGCCGAACTCCTCCACCTCCAGCCCGATCCGGGCGAACAGCGGCAGGATTTCCCGCACCCGCACGGCCTCGGCGGCCGGAAATTCCACGACCTCGGGGATCAGAAGCGGCTGAACCGCCACGCGGGCGGTCCGCTGCTGGGAGAGCAGGCGCTCGTATAAAAGCCGCTCGTGCGCCGCATGCTGGTCGATCAGATGCAGCTCCGTGCCGGAACCCCGTCCGAGGACCGCCACGATGTAGGTCTGATCCACCTGACCGAAAGGCTGGACGCGGATTGGAAGCAAGCCCCCTCCGGGATGGCCCGCCGATGTCCCGGCCTCAAAGGGGGCCTCCGTGGCATCCGGCGGCCGATAGACCGCCAGGGCCTCGCGAACCTCCGTCGCCGAACGGGGCGGGGAAGACGGCCGACCGGTCGACGGCGTCCCGGCGTAACCGATGGTGCGCGGCCGCGTCTCCTCCCCGGAGACCGCGTCCTCTCCCGCGGGCAGTCCCTCGCGCCGGAGCCGCTCCCGCAGCGCGGTTTTCACGAATTGATGGATGGCCTGGGTGTCGCGGAAGCGGACCTCACGCTTGGCCGGATGGACATTGACGTCCACCGCGGCCGGGTCCATCTCGATGAACAGGAGGGCGATCGGATGCCGCCCCTTGGCCAGCAGCGTCCCGTACGCCTCGCTCACGGCATGGGACAGCGACGCGTTCCGCACGGCGCGGCGGTTTAAGAAAAACTCCTGCTGCTCCCGCGTGGCCCGGAAAACACCAGGCCGGGAAACAAGTCCCTTGAGCTTGAGACCGTCCGTCCCGGCCGAGACCTCCAGAAAATCCCGGCCGCCGTCCGCCCCCATCACTTGCGTCGCCCGCTCGATCTCGTCCCGGACGGCGGGGAGATCGAGAAGGACCTGGCCGTTGTGGGTCAGCCGGAAATGGATGCGGAAATGGGGAAGCGCCTGCTGTTGAACGGCATGGACGATGTGGGCCAGCTCGGTCGGATTGGATTTTAAAAACTTTCTCCGCGCCGGCGTATTAAAGAAAAGTTCCTCCACCTCGACGAGGGTTCCGGCCGGGGCCGCCGTTTCTTTCGTCCCGACCCGGGTCCCCCCCCGCACCCCGACCTCGGTTCCGGCCGACCCGCCCCTCGGGGCGGTCACCATCCTCACCCGCGCGACGGCCCCGATGCTCGGGAGGGCTTCCCCGCGAAAACCCATCGTCCGTATCGCCGAGAGATCCGATTCGGTGCGGAGCTTGCTGGTGGCGTGACGTTCGAAGGACCGGAGGGCGTCCTCCGGCCCCATCCCTTCGCCGTCGTCCGAAACGCGAATCAGGCTTCGCCCGGCGTTTTCCACATCGATGAAGACCCGCGTCGCCCCGGCGTCGATCGCGTTTTCGACCAGCTCCTTGACGACCGAAGCGGGACGCTCCACGATCTCGCCCGCGGCGATCTTGTTGCACACGTTTTCGGGAAGAATATGAATCCGCATAGTGAGCGCCATTCCCGCCTTCGCCCGAGGCGGACGAGGCGGGGTCAGCGAACGAATTTAAATCGGGACTTTCTCCGCCCGGATCGAAGAACCCGGGGCCGTGAAGCCGGTGTTTTTCAAACTCGGGCCTGTCGGTCCGGCACAGGGGGCGGTCACCGCGCCACGGAAAGGCCCGTTTATTTCAAATCGGCCAGCTTGTTCTTGGCCAGTTTTCCTTCGTTGGAAAGCGGGTAATTCTCGACCACCTTTTTGAGATAGGTCCTCGCCTTGGTCTTGTCCCCGATCTCGATGCAGGCATAGCCCGCTTTCAAAAGCGCCCCGGGCACCTTGTCGCTTTTCGGATAATCGGCGACCACCTTGTCGAAGGCCTCGATCGACTTCAGATAATCCTTCTTGCCGTAGTACGATTCCCCGATCCAGTACTGGGCGTTCGGGGCCAGGCTGGTCGCCTTGAACTGGGTCAGAAAGCTTTGGAACCCCAGCAGCGAGAGGTCGTAGTTGCCCTTGAGGTAGTCGTTGTAAGCCAGTCCGTAGGCCTCCGAAGGGGACATCCCCGTCGCCGTGTCTTTTTCGGTCGGTCGGCCGGGAAGAACGACCGTTTGATCGGGCGGAGCCGCCCCCGGAGGCCCCTTCCCTCCGGGAGTCCCGGACGCCTTCTGGTCCGGGGTTCCGGCGCCTCCTTTTCCGAGCGTCGGAGAGGCTTTTTCCAGGTCTTCCACCGACTTTTCCAGAACCGCGATCTGGCCGTCCAGCACATCCAGCCGGCTGGTCAGTTCCTTCGAACGGAAGGTCTGATCGTCGATCCTCTGGGAGAGATCGGCCAGGAGATGACTGTTCTCCTCCAGCTTCCCCTGGGCCGCCTGAAGATCCGTCGCGACCTGATCCAGTTTGATGACGATGTCGGCCTGGCTGCGCTGGACCGTCGTGGAACGCTCCTTGAAATAGCTTTCCACCACCCGGAGCCGGTTTTGAATCTCGTCCTGTTCCGCCCGGCTTTTTTCCGCCTCGGTTTGGAGGTCCACCACATCCGCCTGGGTCGCGCACCCGGCGATGCCGATGACGATGACACCGATGGCGAGAATGGCCGCGAAAACCGGGCTGCGTAAGGGCGCACGGCCGCGCGCCCTTACCGGACGGATGGACAAGCCAATCCTAACCTTTCTCATACCTTCTCTCCTGCCTTTTCCCTATTGCGCCACCAAGTGGCCGCGGCGGTTTTTCTGGTAGCAGGTCTCGTCATGCTGCGTGCAGACCGGTCGCTCCTCGCCGTAGCTGATGGTCGACAACCGGCCCTTCTCGATCCCCAGCGTGACCAGGTATTGCATCGTGGCCTTGGCGCGGCGCTCGCCCAGGGCCAGGTTGTACTCGTTGGTCCCCCGTTCATCGCAATGCCCTTCGATCTTGACCCTGGCCTTGGGATTGGCTTTTAGCCAGCGGGCATCGTTTTCCAGCGCCGCGCGCGCGTCGTCCCGGATATTGTACTTGTCGAAATCAAAATAGGCGTCGACCAGACCCTGCGCCGGGACCTCGGCCTCCCGGACCACGGGCGTTTCCTCGACCCTCGGAGCGGGCGCGGGTTCGGGGGGCGTCACTTCCGACGGGGGCGCGGGCTTCTCTTCCTGGACAGGCGCCGCGGCCTTGGTCGTCTCGACCTTCTTCGGGCAAGCCGAGAGTAATAGAACGGTTCCGATTCCACCGATGAGTGCGAGAAAAACGGAAGTGCGGTTATGCATAATTCCTCTCCTTTCGTTGTTGGATGTGCGCATCGAATTCGAAGATTGAAAGGTTGTTCCGCTCTACGGCGACCAGGACGGCCCGTTGTTTTTGGCGCCGCTGAACGTCAGGCGCTCCACATCCATCCCGTCCGCATTCATCATGAAAAGGTCCCCCTCGCTCGCGCGGGTGGAACTGAAAATCAGGTGCCTGCCGTCGGGAGACCAGGTCGGCGATTCGTCCTCGCCGGGACCGTCGGTCAACTGGGCCGTCTTCGACCCGTCGGGCGAGATCGCGCAGACCCGCAGCCGCCCGTCGATACGGCAGGCGTAGGCGATCGCCGTCCCCTTCGGGGACCAGACCGGCGAGGTGTTGTAATCGCCGTCGAACGTGAGCCGCCGGACATTGGTTCCGTCGGCGTTCATCACATAAATCTGCGGGCCGCCCCCGCGATTGGAGGTGAACGCCATCTCGGTCCCGGTGGGAGACCAGGCGGGCGAGAGGTTGTCGCTCTGATCCATCGTCAGCCGGCGCAACCCCTTGCCTTCCTTGTCGACCCAGTAGATCTGCGCCGGCCCGTCCATCGTGCCGGCAAACACCATCCCCTTCCCCGACGGCGACCACGCCGGCGAAATGTTCAGACCGGCATATCCGACCATCTTCCAGAGCCGGCCGCTCATGAGGTCCAGCGTGTAAATGAACGGCGACCCGCCCCGGTAGGAGGTGTACGTAAGCCAGTTCCCGTCGGGCGACCACCTCGGCGAAAGGTTCAGGCTGCGGTCGTTGGTAATTTTCCGGACATTATACCCGTCATAGTCCATCAAATACAACTCCTTGTTTCCGGTCAGCAGGGAAGTAAAGGCCACGCGGGTCTCGGCGATGCCCTTCTCGCCGGTATACTGGGAAACAATTTGATCCGAAAAACGGTGGATGATGGATCGGAGATACTGGGTCTGCCCCAGATACCGCTTGCCCATCACCAACTGACCGGTCTTGCCGTCGTACACCCGTCCCTCCATCACCAGGTCCTCCCCATTTTGGGACAGGGTGATCCAGGCGGCGGCCTGAACGTCCTGCTTCCCGGCCTTTTGAATCACGTCGGCCGTGGGCTCCGCTCCGCCGGCCAATTCCGGAAACGGCGGCGGATGGACCATGCGGAAAATCTGCGAGCGGCGGAGATCGCTTTCGAGGACGGTCCGGATGTCGCTCGTATTCTTCGCCAGGGTCTCCGGAGCGACCACCTGAAGAAGGGCCAGCGGAATTTTCTCGGACTCCGACCGGGTGGCGCTCAGGAAAACCTCCGCCCCCAGGGCCGGACGGACCCCGGCCCACAGGACCATGAACAGGAGCGGCAGAACGGATCG
The sequence above is drawn from the Nitrospiria bacterium genome and encodes:
- the tolB gene encoding Tol-Pal system beta propeller repeat protein TolB — translated: MRIRRSVLPLLFMVLWAGVRPALGAEVFLSATRSESEKIPLALLQVVAPETLAKNTSDIRTVLESDLRRSQIFRMVHPPPFPELAGGAEPTADVIQKAGKQDVQAAAWITLSQNGEDLVMEGRVYDGKTGQLVMGKRYLGQTQYLRSIIHRFSDQIVSQYTGEKGIAETRVAFTSLLTGNKELYLMDYDGYNVRKITNDRSLNLSPRWSPDGNWLTYTSYRGGSPFIYTLDLMSGRLWKMVGYAGLNISPAWSPSGKGMVFAGTMDGPAQIYWVDKEGKGLRRLTMDQSDNLSPAWSPTGTEMAFTSNRGGGPQIYVMNADGTNVRRLTFDGDYNTSPVWSPKGTAIAYACRIDGRLRVCAISPDGSKTAQLTDGPGEDESPTWSPDGRHLIFSSTRASEGDLFMMNADGMDVERLTFSGAKNNGPSWSP
- the mutL gene encoding DNA mismatch repair endonuclease MutL, with the protein product MALTMRIHILPENVCNKIAAGEIVERPASVVKELVENAIDAGATRVFIDVENAGRSLIRVSDDGEGMGPEDALRSFERHATSKLRTESDLSAIRTMGFRGEALPSIGAVARVRMVTAPRGGSAGTEVGVRGGTRVGTKETAAPAGTLVEVEELFFNTPARRKFLKSNPTELAHIVHAVQQQALPHFRIHFRLTHNGQVLLDLPAVRDEIERATQVMGADGGRDFLEVSAGTDGLKLKGLVSRPGVFRATREQQEFFLNRRAVRNASLSHAVSEAYGTLLAKGRHPIALLFIEMDPAAVDVNVHPAKREVRFRDTQAIHQFVKTALRERLRREGLPAGEDAVSGEETRPRTIGYAGTPSTGRPSSPPRSATEVREALAVYRPPDATEAPFEAGTSAGHPGGGLLPIRVQPFGQVDQTYIVAVLGRGSGTELHLIDQHAAHERLLYERLLSQQRTARVAVQPLLIPEVVEFPAAEAVRVREILPLFARIGLEVEEFGERSYQIRSVPALLGTVDGRTLMRDILDDVGAGGTPAPEDTLQTVVASMACHAAIKAHQPLQPEQMTRLLEDLYRQEVPPTCPHGRPIRVRFKLADLEKLFQRR
- a CDS encoding PfkB family carbohydrate kinase, whose protein sequence is MSLLVVGTVALDSVKTPFGEAREVLGGSATYFATAASYFTRVRLVAVVGRDFPEDHLRFLKTKEIDLTGLQTLEGETFRWRGEYGFQLNEARTLETRLNVLERFQPVLPSPYRASEMIFLGNIDPVLQREVLRQVEKPRLVACDTMNFWIGGKREELERTLERVDIVIINDGEARELAGEANLVKAAKAILSRGPKTLIIKRGEYGVLMFNEKTVFAAPAYPLEAVFDPTGAGDSFAGGFMGYLTQSGDLSEAGIRRAVIFGSVMASFNVESFSLDRLRGLTRREIDDRYREFGRLTSFEDLKAL
- the miaA gene encoding tRNA (adenosine(37)-N6)-dimethylallyltransferase MiaA, translating into MIFPASNASEKGRLHLARPVEGATRAPIIKNPLIVLVGPTATGKSAAAIRLALKLRSEIISADSRMVYRGMDIGTAKPGPEERAGVVHHLIDLVDPDRSFSAGRFRTLAAAEIERIKREGKIPIVVGGTGLYVKLLLRGLWEGPAADGPLRERLYDAERRHGAGHLHRRLSEIDPESARAIRPQDRSKIVRAIEVYEKTGRPLSDFHREHRFSERPYEAVQIGLRRPRPDLYRRIESRVDRMMADGLIEEVRGLIGRGYSADLPSMKGLGYRQIAGYLNGEYDRDEAVRRLKRDTKRYAKRQFTWFNADPSIRWIDLSEADGDGETYEKVEAAVGEQIRLQAVVRV
- the mtnP gene encoding S-methyl-5'-thioadenosine phosphorylase, coding for MMREIEIGIIGGSGLYEMEGLTAKKEVRLKTPFGPPSDVFMTGNLEGRRVAFLTRHGRGHRILPGEINFRANIWGMKKLGVRRIISVSAVGSMKESIAPGQVVLPDQFYDHTKRRIGTFFGNGVVAHVAFADPVCSEMRAVLLKAGRSRGAVLHDGGVYFCIEGPQFSTRGESLIYRRWGVDVIGMTNATEARLAREAEICYATLALVTDYDCWHESMEAVTVEAVIETLKKNVVLSQQIIRAAVPDIPAARRCPCGFALKNAVMTPPALIPKKTKENLKLILGDYLKSSMKKSGFK
- the pal gene encoding peptidoglycan-associated lipoprotein Pal, with product MHNRTSVFLALIGGIGTVLLLSACPKKVETTKAAAPVQEEKPAPPSEVTPPEPAPAPRVEETPVVREAEVPAQGLVDAYFDFDKYNIRDDARAALENDARWLKANPKARVKIEGHCDERGTNEYNLALGERRAKATMQYLVTLGIEKGRLSTISYGEERPVCTQHDETCYQKNRRGHLVAQ
- the ybgF gene encoding tol-pal system protein YbgF, whose amino-acid sequence is MRKVRIGLSIRPVRARGRAPLRSPVFAAILAIGVIVIGIAGCATQADVVDLQTEAEKSRAEQDEIQNRLRVVESYFKERSTTVQRSQADIVIKLDQVATDLQAAQGKLEENSHLLADLSQRIDDQTFRSKELTSRLDVLDGQIAVLEKSVEDLEKASPTLGKGGAGTPDQKASGTPGGKGPPGAAPPDQTVVLPGRPTEKDTATGMSPSEAYGLAYNDYLKGNYDLSLLGFQSFLTQFKATSLAPNAQYWIGESYYGKKDYLKSIEAFDKVVADYPKSDKVPGALLKAGYACIEIGDKTKARTYLKKVVENYPLSNEGKLAKNKLADLK
- a CDS encoding tetratricopeptide repeat protein; the encoded protein is MRGIFRFKTRRFVAFAVLAGLSLSGCSGMSNSQREKGAQAHYKVGLSYLNENQPQAAFVEFQKAIELNPEDRDSQYALGHIYFTQGKFEESKEAFIRAVRADPNFSEAHNYLGTVYERLNEREKAVAEYRKALENPQYMTPQYPHRNLAMVYLNTNEYKDAIKEFKEALSLPPPPDDPLFNALVYNGLGQAYYKDGQYQEAVDAFNGALKIAPDYTEVHYFLGQAYFKTGSNPLAKQEFQHVIRLAPDSELAKKAKQSLELIR